From Spirochaetota bacterium, one genomic window encodes:
- a CDS encoding tetratricopeptide repeat protein → MHPREHERPEGRPGKHFFAGEGPSHVLHRRKGHRHQETRGSGPAIHVFGTGKKLRYQFQAETGRRDMLRRGLSHQEARRRGVPHPLLGAQWRGFRAVHLRVLQRVAGRHLRRPGTGVQMKHYVYLESENNFEMGEEWLRRKDYEKAELHLKKAIELNPRFMYSYIVLAEVYARKKDFTKAGQILNKASKIDPEFHKLHHLMAKYAFKAGDYPLALRHIDRALSENAQPLYEKSRRVIDRALKNRR, encoded by the coding sequence ATGCATCCGCGTGAGCATGAGCGCCCAGAAGGCCGGCCAGGAAAACATTTTTTTGCAGGAGAAGGCCCTTCCCATGTTCTTCATCGTCGAAAAGGCCATCGACATCAGGAAACTCGCGGTTCCGGGCCAGCAATTCATGTTTTCGGAACTGGGAAGAAATTACGATATCAATTTCAAGCCGAAACAGGACGTCGAGATATGCTCCGACGAGGCCTATCCCATCAAGAGGCTCGACGCCGCGGTGTACCGCATCCGCTTCTCGGCGCTCAGTGGCGAGGATTTCGAGCTGTTCACCTCCGTGTTCTCCAACGCGTCGCAGGCCGTCATCTACGCCGACCCGGAACAGGCGTTCAAATGAAGCATTATGTCTATCTCGAGTCCGAGAACAACTTCGAAATGGGCGAGGAGTGGCTGCGAAGAAAGGACTACGAGAAGGCGGAGCTGCATCTGAAAAAGGCGATAGAGCTCAATCCCCGCTTCATGTATTCGTATATCGTGCTCGCGGAGGTGTACGCCAGGAAAAAAGACTTCACGAAAGCGGGTCAGATATTGAACAAGGCATCGAAGATCGATCCGGAGTTCCATAAGCTCCACCACCTCATGGCAAAATACGCCTTCAAGGCGGGCGACTACCCGCTCGCGCTCCGGCACATCGACCGCGCTCTCAGCGAGAACGCGCAGCCCCTGTACGAGAAGTCGCGCCGCGTGATTGATCGGGCGCTTAAAAACCGCCGGTAG
- the pyrE gene encoding orotate phosphoribosyltransferase, which translates to MTDRERLFEILYTKSFMYREVPPFKLVSGRESFYYFDCKATTLDPEGCTLTGKLMFQAVKDLGCQACGGLTLGADPIALAASLEAFRNGAIIKPLIVRKEPKKHGTQKWIEGVLEGVKDVVVIDDVITTGGSTITAIERMRESGLNVIRAAVVVDREEGGREAIEATGVQVIALFSRADFDKRRKA; encoded by the coding sequence ATGACCGATCGCGAGAGACTGTTCGAAATACTTTATACGAAATCATTCATGTACCGGGAGGTACCGCCCTTCAAGCTCGTATCCGGGCGCGAGAGCTTTTATTATTTCGACTGCAAGGCGACGACGCTGGACCCGGAGGGATGCACCCTCACGGGGAAACTCATGTTCCAGGCGGTGAAGGACCTGGGCTGCCAGGCCTGCGGCGGCCTCACCCTGGGCGCCGACCCGATCGCGCTAGCGGCAAGCCTGGAGGCGTTCCGCAACGGCGCGATCATTAAACCGCTCATCGTGCGCAAGGAGCCCAAGAAGCACGGCACGCAAAAATGGATCGAGGGCGTGCTGGAGGGTGTGAAAGACGTGGTGGTGATCGACGACGTGATCACGACGGGCGGCTCCACGATCACGGCGATCGAACGTATGCGCGAATCCGGCCTGAACGTGATCAGGGCTGCGGTGGTGGTCGACCGTGAGGAAGGCGGCCGCGAAGCGATCGAGGCGACGGGCGTGCAGGTGATAGCGCTTTTCAGCCGGGCGGATTTTGATAAGAGGAGAAAGGCGTAA
- a CDS encoding replication-associated recombination protein A: MTTPDIRPLAERCRPLTLPGFAGQAHLLGPGRIVSTLIERASPFSMILWGEPGCGKTTLARLIAEHCGMESYFLSAVSSGVPEVRKVIEKGKENRARGVKTLLFLDEIHRFNKAQQDAVLGAVEGGDIVLIGATTENPSFQVIAPLLSRTRVLRMKPLAPGDLSVILENALAGDKALIDAGVRIDDDLKKRLVALAQGDARRMLNVLEQSAMLSLDGVITREILDEAVRDSVVYYDRAGDRHYDTISAFIKSMRGSDPNAAVYYLARMIEAGEDAVFLARRMVIFASEDVANASPQALSIATSAMVAVQNIGMPEAAIILSHCATFLASCPKSNASYMALTAAREQAKDHSVPIPLHLRNAPTGLMKDLGYAKGYRYPHDFAGHFVKESYLPQGLEDKVYYKPSMEGSEKAIRERLERLWPEKYKKEK; the protein is encoded by the coding sequence GTGACCACGCCCGACATTCGGCCGCTTGCAGAGCGATGCCGGCCCCTCACGCTCCCCGGCTTCGCGGGGCAGGCCCACCTCCTGGGACCGGGACGCATCGTGAGCACCCTGATCGAGCGCGCGTCGCCGTTCTCCATGATCCTCTGGGGCGAGCCAGGGTGCGGGAAGACAACGCTCGCGCGCCTCATCGCGGAGCATTGCGGCATGGAGTCGTATTTCCTGAGCGCGGTCTCCTCGGGGGTGCCCGAGGTGCGCAAGGTGATCGAGAAGGGCAAGGAGAATCGCGCGCGGGGCGTGAAGACGCTTCTCTTCCTGGACGAAATTCACCGCTTCAACAAGGCGCAGCAGGACGCGGTGCTGGGCGCTGTGGAGGGCGGGGACATCGTGCTTATCGGCGCCACGACGGAGAATCCCTCGTTCCAGGTGATCGCGCCCCTGCTCTCCCGGACCCGGGTGCTGCGGATGAAGCCCCTTGCGCCCGGGGATTTATCGGTCATACTCGAGAACGCCCTGGCCGGTGATAAGGCGCTCATCGACGCGGGGGTTCGCATAGACGACGATCTGAAGAAGAGGCTGGTGGCCCTGGCACAAGGGGACGCACGGCGGATGCTGAACGTGCTCGAGCAGTCGGCGATGCTCTCGTTGGACGGGGTCATCACCCGCGAAATATTGGATGAGGCGGTCCGCGACAGCGTGGTCTACTACGATCGCGCCGGGGACCGGCATTATGACACTATATCCGCCTTCATCAAGTCCATGAGGGGCTCTGACCCCAACGCCGCGGTCTACTACCTGGCGCGCATGATTGAGGCGGGGGAGGACGCCGTCTTCCTCGCGCGGCGCATGGTGATATTCGCCTCCGAGGACGTGGCGAACGCCTCTCCCCAGGCGCTGTCGATCGCGACCTCGGCTATGGTGGCCGTGCAGAATATCGGCATGCCGGAGGCCGCGATCATACTCTCGCACTGCGCCACCTTCCTCGCGTCGTGCCCCAAGAGCAACGCGTCGTACATGGCCCTCACGGCCGCGCGCGAACAGGCGAAAGACCATTCGGTTCCGATACCGCTGCATCTCCGGAACGCGCCCACTGGCCTCATGAAGGACCTGGGCTACGCGAAGGGCTACCGGTACCCGCATGACTTCGCGGGACATTTCGTGAAAGAAAGCTACCTGCCGCAGGGACTGGAAGACAAGGTCTACTACAAGCCTTCCATGGAAGGAAGTGAAAAGGCCATCCGCGAAAGGCTCGAGCGCCTGTGGCCGGAGAAGTACAAAAAAGAGAAGTGA
- the rpsU gene encoding 30S ribosomal protein S21, whose protein sequence is MPAPIEVDVNGDIEKAFKNLKKKMAFEGIFKELKRRRYYEKPSEEKKRKREEAERRRIKKIRRFAAQSKGRRFVAVKVVAKDHAEEERS, encoded by the coding sequence ATGCCGGCACCGATAGAAGTCGATGTCAATGGGGATATCGAGAAGGCCTTCAAGAACTTGAAGAAGAAAATGGCCTTCGAGGGCATCTTCAAAGAGCTCAAGCGCAGGCGCTATTACGAGAAGCCCAGCGAAGAGAAAAAGCGCAAGCGTGAAGAGGCAGAGCGCAGGCGGATCAAGAAGATCAGGCGTTTTGCGGCCCAGAGCAAGGGCAGGCGCTTCGTGGCAGTCAAGGTCGTCGCGAAGGACCACGCTGAAGAAGAGCGCAGCTAG
- a CDS encoding YihY family inner membrane protein, with translation MSEKIPAPAAHDKKRAEEKQSRLSVLKAKLMSFLNDVYLGEKTYNKITGKILNVIKIFIVSTRKFMLDDCLTKASAIAYTTVVSLIPTLTVGLTFYSIFAGAGAKKEDLFRMMTQYMTEHNIKLNIDTIIESISSLIDNAAQIGGIGAVVMVFTATAVLRSLESSLNSIWQVERQRPVFLKIIYYWAALTLGPLMLIAGTTAATQVSAFFSAPNYNAATIAPDGRLWVTGQKLSIQNTALGALSLQPVKPDRFDMDNQRVFDFDPATKTFKEQEFRLEEMELRKHELTDIQFVNNRGWVVGKGGVIFTSYDRGNTWLPEKWGGFNFRDIHMLDAMRGFIAAEDGYLLKTEDGGKKWTIQEFGGFNSNLNSISFYNTTGIITADRGALIITTDGGKTWALDYLNEAKRKKRPVSLNQASMLSEQNIWIVGDEGLILNTENGGKKWTVFKFQEKNYTAVYFANKTTGYIGGEKGMFIYTDNGGEKWTRSNLPSPTVRRFVPGDGGIIAVGDAGMVLKSVDKGSTWHGSKGSNVVGYLLNFFAPFVFIWLLFLLTYIALPNMKIPFKAAAVGASFTGAVWVGFILIFIVYVKSFATGTVAVYGGLAAIPIFLLLVYSSAVIILYGAQIAYTLMHPFSYQNLRRAFKENKETAVYYGIAILYTIYRNFEKGKGPTYFKDLLKATANQADDIDHFNAIFKKEKLIIETGDGGLIPSTSSGNIRLSAVMDIIQSSDLALPAHGTDSLKRYFSDVFKTLKTQRNETLGDITLEKVIDEVG, from the coding sequence ATGAGTGAAAAAATCCCGGCCCCCGCGGCACATGACAAAAAACGGGCGGAAGAAAAACAATCCCGGCTGTCCGTCCTCAAGGCAAAGCTTATGTCGTTCCTGAACGACGTATACCTGGGTGAAAAAACCTACAACAAGATCACGGGAAAAATACTGAATGTGATCAAGATTTTCATTGTCTCGACGCGCAAGTTCATGCTGGACGACTGTCTCACCAAGGCCTCGGCGATTGCGTACACGACGGTGGTCTCCCTGATCCCCACGCTCACCGTGGGACTCACCTTTTATTCCATATTCGCGGGCGCCGGCGCGAAAAAGGAAGACCTCTTCCGCATGATGACCCAGTACATGACCGAGCACAACATCAAGCTCAATATCGACACCATCATAGAATCGATATCCTCCCTCATCGACAACGCCGCGCAGATAGGGGGCATCGGCGCCGTGGTCATGGTCTTCACCGCGACCGCCGTGCTGCGCTCACTCGAGAGCTCGCTCAACAGCATCTGGCAGGTGGAGCGCCAGCGGCCCGTGTTTCTCAAGATCATCTATTACTGGGCCGCGCTCACCCTGGGCCCGCTCATGCTCATAGCCGGGACCACGGCCGCCACGCAGGTATCCGCGTTCTTCTCCGCGCCCAATTACAATGCGGCAACCATCGCGCCCGACGGCCGCCTGTGGGTGACCGGGCAGAAATTGAGCATCCAGAACACGGCCCTGGGCGCCCTCAGCCTCCAGCCCGTCAAGCCGGACCGCTTCGACATGGACAACCAGCGCGTATTCGATTTCGATCCCGCGACGAAGACATTCAAGGAACAGGAATTCCGGCTGGAGGAGATGGAGCTTCGTAAACACGAACTCACCGACATCCAGTTTGTCAACAACCGCGGGTGGGTCGTCGGAAAAGGCGGCGTCATCTTCACCTCGTATGATCGCGGCAACACATGGCTCCCGGAGAAATGGGGCGGATTTAATTTCAGGGATATCCACATGCTGGACGCGATGCGCGGCTTCATCGCCGCCGAGGACGGCTACCTCCTGAAAACGGAGGACGGCGGGAAAAAATGGACCATCCAGGAATTCGGCGGGTTCAACTCAAACCTGAACTCCATAAGCTTTTATAACACTACCGGGATAATCACCGCCGATCGCGGGGCCCTGATCATAACCACCGACGGGGGAAAGACCTGGGCGCTCGATTACCTGAACGAGGCGAAACGCAAGAAACGCCCGGTAAGCCTCAACCAGGCCTCGATGCTCTCCGAGCAGAACATCTGGATCGTGGGCGACGAGGGGTTGATACTCAATACCGAAAACGGCGGGAAAAAATGGACCGTGTTCAAGTTCCAGGAAAAGAATTACACTGCCGTATATTTCGCGAATAAAACCACGGGCTATATCGGCGGCGAGAAAGGAATGTTTATCTATACCGATAACGGGGGCGAGAAATGGACGCGCTCGAATCTCCCCTCGCCCACGGTCAGGCGGTTTGTGCCGGGAGACGGCGGTATCATCGCGGTGGGTGACGCGGGAATGGTGCTCAAGTCCGTGGATAAGGGTAGCACGTGGCATGGATCCAAAGGCTCAAACGTGGTGGGTTATCTCCTGAACTTCTTCGCGCCGTTCGTTTTCATCTGGCTCCTCTTCCTCCTGACCTACATCGCGCTTCCCAACATGAAGATTCCGTTCAAGGCGGCTGCGGTAGGCGCCTCGTTCACCGGCGCGGTCTGGGTGGGCTTCATCCTGATATTCATCGTCTACGTGAAAAGCTTCGCGACGGGCACGGTTGCCGTGTACGGCGGACTTGCGGCCATTCCCATATTCCTGCTCCTGGTTTACTCATCGGCCGTGATCATCCTGTACGGCGCGCAGATCGCCTATACGCTCATGCATCCCTTTTCTTACCAGAACCTGAGACGGGCGTTCAAGGAAAACAAGGAAACGGCCGTCTATTACGGCATCGCGATCCTTTATACTATTTACCGTAATTTTGAAAAAGGCAAGGGCCCAACCTATTTCAAGGACCTGTTGAAGGCGACGGCGAACCAGGCGGACGATATCGATCACTTCAACGCGATCTTCAAGAAGGAAAAGCTCATCATTGAGACGGGAGACGGGGGTCTCATCCCGTCGACGTCGTCCGGCAATATCAGGCTTTCCGCCGTGATGGACATCATCCAGAGCAGCGACCTGGCGCTCCCGGCGCACGGCACCGATTCCCTTAAGCGCTATTTCAGCGACGTATTCAAGACGCTTAAAACTCAGCGCAACGAAACGCTCGGCGACATCACGCTTGAGAAAGTCATAGACGAGGTGGGCTGA